A window of the Lolium perenne isolate Kyuss_39 chromosome 7, Kyuss_2.0, whole genome shotgun sequence genome harbors these coding sequences:
- the LOC127301746 gene encoding pentatricopeptide repeat-containing protein At2g01390: MLRRPRHFLPAKHRRRPKPQPKQPAVAEPPTPTYTRDIVRRVTNILRDHPWSAARPLLLALPGLTWDSHTVARVLKTHPPLQKAFLFFRLAASPAADPKAAFRHDRYTYTSMLHLLGEAGRVPAMLRLLAEMLRAGVDPDAATFTTVMHWLGRAGDVDAAMGVWEEMRSRRGRCRPTLVSYTACIKILFDAGRAAEGKRVFEEMVAEGLRPSCTTYTVLIQHLADAGKFEATLEIMSDMQDAGVEPDKALCNILVQKCSRAGETSVMTFVLKYMKEKLIVLRRPIFLEALEALKASGESDNLLREVNPHLASEGIECDQTFSHLGYITDRNTIMYLLAARNWSAIEQMMKELATRNVKFESHILSDIIQASCTNCRPSCGLAVLHYSLRVGNELDRSAYSCLLGQYIRSDSFDLVLKIVEGLIKSGCNLGSYLLSVLILRLGCAGHSSYATKIFGLSSADQNVTTYTALMNAYFQAGEVDKALKLWSQMKTNEISACAGTYEVLIYGLQKAGRKHDSEHYRRERMEMQWHRQYCDEHSPEDSLCNHLFCGFHG; the protein is encoded by the exons ATgctccgccgccctcgccacttcCTCCCCGCGAAACACCGTCGCCGCCCAAAGCCCCAACCCAAGCAGCCCGCCGTCGCCGAGCCCCCCACCCCGACCTACACCCGCGACATCGTCCGCCGCGTCACCAACATACTCCGCGACCACCCCTGGTCGGCGGCGCGGCCGCTCCTCCTCGCCCTCCCGGGCCTCACCTGGGACTCCCACACCGTCGCCCGCGTCCTCAAGACCCACCCGCCCCTCCAAAAGGCCTTCCTCTTCTTCCGCCTCGCCGCCTCCCCCGCCGCCGACCCCAAGGCCGCCTTCCGCCACGACCGCTACACCTACACCTCCATGCTCCACCTCCTCGGCGAGGCCGGCCGCGTGCCCGCCATGCTTCGCCTCCTCGCCGAGATGCTGCGAGCCGGGGTGGACCCCGACGCCGCCACGTTTACCACCGTCATGCACTGGCTCGGCCGCGCCGGGGACGTGGACGCCGCGATGGGCGTGTGGGAGGAGATGCGCTCTCGCCGGGGCCGGTGCCGCCCCACCCTCGTGAGTTACACGGCGTGCATCAAGATCCTCTTCGACGCCGGGAGGGCGGCCGAGGGCAAGAGGGTGTTTGAGGAGATGGTGGCCGAGGGGCTGCGGCCCAGCTGCACAACCTACACGGTGCTCATCCAGCATCTCGCCGACGCAG GAAAATTCGAAGCTACTCTAGAAATTATGAGTGACATGCAAGATGCAGGAGTAGAACCAGACAAGGCACTCTGCAATATTCTAGTCCAGAAGTGTTCCAGGGCGGGGGAGACATCAGTGATGACCTTCGTTCTCAAGTACATGAAGGAGAAACTCATTGTTCTTCGTAGACCTATTTTCCTGGAGGCATTGGAAGCTCTAAAAGCTAGTGGCGAGAGTGATAATCTTCTCCGGGAAGTGAATCCCCACCTTGCATCCGAAGGCATTGAATGTGACCAAACGTTTTCTCATCTAGGCTACATTACTGACAGAAACACGATTATGTACCTTCTGGCTGCTAGAAACTGGTCTGCTATCGAACAGATGATGAAAGAACTGGCAACGAGAAATGTGAAGTTTGAATCACATATCCTATCTGATATAATTCAGGCCAGCTGCACAAACTGCAGGCCATCATGTGGGCTCGCAGTTCTGCATTATAGTCTAAGAGTAGGCAATGAACTGGACAGATCTGCATATAGTTGCCTTCTTGGTCAATACATCAGAAGTGATTCATTTGATTTGGTGCTTAAGATTGTTGAAGGATTGATTAAATCTGGCTGCAATCTTGGATCATATCTATTATCAGTCTTAATACTAAGACTGGGTTGTGCTGGGCATTCTTCATACGCGACAAAGATCTTTGGGTTATCGTCTGCAGACCAGAACGTGACTACCTACACGGCCCTTATGAATGCCTATTTTCAAGCTGGTGAAGTTGATAAGGCTCTTAAACTATGGTCACAAATGAAAACAAATGAGATATCAGCTTGTGCAGGTACATATGAAGTACTGATATATGGCTTACAAAAGGCTGGGCGGAAACATGACTCGGAACATTACCGAAGAGAAAGAATGGAGATGCAATGGCATCGTCAGTACTGTGATGAGCATTCCCCTGAAGATAGCTTGTGTAACCATCTCTTTTGTGGCTTTCATGGTTAG